The following coding sequences lie in one Oncorhynchus nerka isolate Pitt River linkage group LG14, Oner_Uvic_2.0, whole genome shotgun sequence genomic window:
- the LOC115141619 gene encoding LOW QUALITY PROTEIN: serine/threonine-protein kinase SIK3 homolog (The sequence of the model RefSeq protein was modified relative to this genomic sequence to represent the inferred CDS: inserted 1 base in 1 codon): MRAAQGWLLFPQRGEKMAAVSSGGAAGSAAAGITHSTRPAHAGMGAQNRAQPSSGISHSNRPTPAAGCITNPGHPSASRPPPARVGYYEIERTIGKGNFAVVKLATHIITKAKVAIKIVDKTQLDDENLKKIFREVQIMKMLRHPHIIRLYQVMETERMIYLVTEYASGGEIFDHLVAHGRMAEKDARRKFKQIVAAVHFCHCRNIVHRDLKAENLLLDHNLNIKIADFGFSNLFSRGQLLKTWCGSPPYAAPELFEGKEYDGPKVDIWSLGVVLYVLVCGALPFDGSTLQNLRARVLSGKFRIPFFMSTDCEYLIRHMLVLEPSRRLSMEQICKNKWMKQGDPDPEFERLIVECEQVKSERETELINEQVLMAMSEMGLDRERTLQSLHTDAYDHYSAIYSLLSDRLKKHKTLRVAPPTSRPIGYPLNAVQTDQQGNPVSMNVPHVQLINPENQIVEPDGNMALDSDDAEEPSPEAMARYLSMRRHTVGVPDPRTEMQEDLQKLPPGFPRVAPQPPFPMPPTMGHMHTLMPTQNPHLQPTQQLEYKEQSLLQPPTLQLLNGMGPLGRRASDGGANIQLHAQLLKRPRGQSPLVANPHPIPAVAPVDEEGSDGEPDQEAVQRYLANRSKRHTTHALMSTAHGGEPLADSQRPQGSRQRGWAPEQHCRSIYKDCNTLHLPMERFSPVRRFSDGATTIQAFKIHLENSSLIRQLKQECEQLQKMYACPQDERLLEHTQQQHFLYQQEQQILHQQIQALSLGHGDCQPSHLTHQLQRLHIQPSSPPPTHPSNHLLRQPNQSPPPTAMMQGHGVPSAVQYQHAPALYQPSSGSPPPCGLRPVALPPQQQQPCSSSRGGGVPMPQQQVTIQVQEVELGGGGALQRQQQAFLSTPCSHRVLGKQLSADNAETHSRSLGRFNTYDQAAFNPHLFGEGSRPSGVVGGYNPYLQGTSLKVPGMEGYQGGVVGGTGGGGYGSPSALQQALLSPTPLEYRPQQHVTPTLQGLLSPRHSLTGHADPRLPPQDLASLLKRQSPRPAPPTSPNVPQDYTEMLLLRQLGQGESLEPGSPYHHLLQIRPPDVQXPSLPHSESMEEDDLPPGYHEGLLAKAQGCGDGHDLLGPPQGGTPPYNSPTHRHGYIRSTTTARDNEHVDCTTQGQQVMEQGAPDRNGVGYSTRGPQGDGYRPRAQLQRHHTIQTCDDAYDQAEPMSGMSLLAGKALSSARMSDILSQSSLTGSQQLHQREESVCDVEGELHAGACYPSSCTSNILHSYKPPDLQYSMEQAGV; encoded by the exons GTGGCCATCAAAATAGTGGACAAGACCCAGCTGGACGATGAGAACCTGAAGAAGATCTTCAGGGAGGTGCAGATCATGAAGATGCTGAGGCACCCTCACATCATTCGTCTCTACCAG GTAATGGAGACCGAGAGGATGATCTACCTGGTAACAGAATATGCCAGTGGCGGGGAGATTTTTG ACCACCTGGTGGCCCACGGCAGGATGGCGGAGAAGGACGCGCGGCGGAAGTTCAAGCAGATCGTGGCGGCCGTCCACTTCTGCCACTGCCGCAACATCGTCCACCGAGACCTGAAGGCCGAAAACCTGCTCCTGGACCACAATCTCAACATCAAGATTGCCG ACTTTGGCTTCAGTAACCTGTTCTCCAGAGGCCAGCTACTAAAGACCTGGTGTGGGAGTCCTCCCTATGCTGCCCCAGAGCTCTTTGAAGGGAAGGAGTACGACGGACCCAAAGTGGACATCTGG agtttggGCGTGGTGCTATATGTTCTGGTGTGTGGTGCCTTGCCGTTTGACGGCAGCACCCTCCAGAACCTGAGGGCCCGGGTGCTGAGCGGGAAATTCCGCATCCCCTTCTTCATGTCCACAG ACTGTGAGTACCTGATCCGACACATGCTGGTGCTGGAGCCCAGTAGGCGCCTCTCCATGGAGCAGATCTGTAAGAACAAGTGGATGAAGCAGGGAGACCCCGACCCAGAGTTTGAGAGG ttgatAGTGGAATGTGAGCAGGTGAAGTCTGAGCGGGAGACAGAGCTCATCAACGAGCAGGTGCTGATGGCCATGTCTGAGATGGGACTGGACCGCGAGCGCACACTCCAA TCTCTGCACACTGATGCATACGATCACTACAGCGCCATCTACAGCCTGCTCTCTGACCGCCTGAAGAAACACAAGACCCTGCGCGTGGCCCCGCCCACATCCCGCCCCATTGGCTACCCTCTCAACGCTGTACAG ACGGATCAGCAGGGTAATCCCGTTAGCATGAATGTCCCTCACGTCCAGCTGATCAACCCAGAGAACCAGATCGTTGAG CCGGACGGAAACATGGCCCTGGACAGTGATGACGCAGAGGAGCCGTCTCCAGAGGCCATGGCTCGCTACCTGTCCATGAGGCGTCACACTGTGGGCGTCCCAGACCCCAG GACGGAGATGCAGGAGGACCTGCAGAAGCTGCCCCCTGGGTTCCCCCGTGTGGCCCCCCAGCCCCCCTTCCCCATGCCCCCCACCATGGGCCACATGCACACACTGATGCCCACCCAGAACCCACACCTGCAGCCCACACAGCAGCTGGAATACAAG gAGCAGTCCCTGCTGCAGCCACCCACCCTGCAGCTGCTGAACGGCATGGGGCCCCTGGGCCGCAGGGCCTCGGATGGTGGGGCCAACATCCAGCTGCACGCCCAGCTACTGAAGAGGCCACGGGGACAGTCCCCTCTGGTCGCCAACCCT CACCCCATCCCGGCTGTGGCTCCGGTGGATGAGGAGGGCTCTGACGGGGAGCCCGACCAGGAGGCGGTGCAGAG GTACTTGGCGAACCGCTCCAAGCGGCACACGACGCACGCGCTCATGAGCACGGCGCACGGCGGTGAGCCGCTGGCAGACTCGCAGAGGCCCCAGGGCTCCCGACAGAGGGGGTGGGCCCCGGAGCAGCACTGCCG GTCCATCTACAAGGACTGTAACACCCTGCACTTGCCCATGGAGCGCTTCTCCCCCGTGAGGCGCTTCTCCGATGGGGCCACCACCATCCAGGCCTTTAAGATCCACCTGGAGAACAGCAGCCTCATCAGGCAGCTCAAACAG GAGTGTGAGCAGCTGCAGAAGATGTACGCTTGCCCCCAGGACGAGAGGCTGCTTGAGCACACACAACAGCAGCATTTCCTGTACCAGCAGGAGCAGCAGATTCTACACCAGCAGATACAG GCCCTGTCTTTGGGACACGGAGACTGCCAGCCCAGTCACCTTACCCACCAGCTCCAGAG GTTGCATATCCAGCCCTCCAGCCCACCGCCTACACATCCCAGCAACCACCTTTTAAGACAGCCCAATCAGAGTCCCCCTCCAACAGCGATGATGCAGGGGCACG GTGTACCATCAGCGGTGCAGTACCAGCACGCCCCCGCCCTCTACCAGCCCTCCAGCGGGAGTCCCCCCCCTTGCGGCCTACGCCCCGTCGCACTGcccccccagcagcagcagccctGCTCCTCTTCCCGTGGGGGGGGTGTCCCCATGCCCCAGCAGCAGGTGACTATCCAGGTGCAAGAGGTGGAGCTGGGAGGGGGCGGGGCCCTGCAGCGCCAGCAGCAGGCTTTCCTTTCCACGCCGTGCTCCCACCGGGTCCTGGGGAAGCAGCTGAGCGCAGACAATGCCGAGACCCACAG tcgcAGCCTCGGACGGTTCAACACATACGACCAGGCCGCCTTCAACCCTCATCTGTTCGGCGAGGGGTCTCGACCATCGGGGGTGGTGGGGGGCTACAACCCCTACCTCCAGGGGACCTCCCTCAAGGTGCCAGGGATGGAAGGCTACCAGGGTGGGGTGGTCGGTGGCACTGGAGGCGGGGGCTACGGGAGCCCCTCTGCCCTGCAGcaggctctcctctcccccacccccctgGAGTACCGGCCCCAGCAGCATGTCACCCCCACCCTACAGGGTCTCCTCTCTCCCCGCCACTCCCTGACGGGCCACGCCGACCCCCGCCTGCCCCCCCAGGACCTGGCCTCCCTGCTGAAGAGGCAGAGCCCTCGGCCGGCACCCCCCACTTCCCCCAACGTGCCCCAGGACTACACGGAAATGCTGCTGCTGCGCCAGCTCGGCCAAGGGGAGTCTCTGGAGCCGGGAAGCCcctaccaccacctcctccagatCAGGCCCCCAGATGTCC CCCCCAGCCTGCCCCACTCAGAGAGCATGGAGGAGGATGACCTGCCACCCGGCTACCATGAGGGCCTCCTGGCCAAGGCCCAAGGCTGTGGGGACGGCCATGACCTGCTGGGCCCCCCCCAGGGAGGGACTCCCCCCTACAactcccccacacacagacacggcTACATAAGGAGCACCACCACAGCCAGAG ACAATGAGCATGTTGACTGCACGACCCAGGGGCAGCAGGTTATGGAGCAGGGCGCGCCTGACCGTAACGGAGTGGGCTACTCCACCAGGGGCCCCCAGGGGGACGGCTATCGGCCCCGGGCCCAGCTACAGCGCCACCACACCATCCAAACCTGCGACGACGCCTAT GACCAGGCCGAGCCCATGTCTGGGATGAGCCTGTTGGCTGGCAAGGCTCTGAGCTCCGCCCGCATGTCTGACATCCTCAGCCAATCATCTCTGACAGGAAGCCAGCAGCTCCACCAGCGGGAAGAGTCAG TATGTGACGTGGAGGGAGAGCTCCACGCTGGAGCCTGCTACCCGTCGTCCTGCACCAGCAACATCCTTCACAGCTACAAACCCCCAGACCTGCAGTACAGCATGGAGCAGGCCGGGGTCTAA